From the Chloroflexus aurantiacus J-10-fl genome, one window contains:
- a CDS encoding DJ-1/PfpI family protein, translating into MAKKILFLVGDYVEDYEVMVPFQALAALGYQVHAVCPGKKAGEFVRTAVHDFEGDQTYSEKRGHNFTLNYSFDEVNEHEYDALVIPGGRAPEYIRLNPRVLEITRHFFTANKPVAAICHGLQVLAAAGVLNGRRCTAYAAVGPDLPLIGAEYHELPADQAITDGNLVTAPAWPAHPAWLAQFLKVLGAKIEIEPQTEAVPA; encoded by the coding sequence ATGGCGAAGAAAATCCTCTTTCTCGTTGGCGACTATGTCGAAGATTACGAGGTGATGGTACCATTTCAGGCCCTGGCCGCACTTGGTTATCAGGTTCACGCGGTTTGTCCGGGGAAGAAGGCGGGAGAGTTCGTGCGGACGGCGGTACACGATTTTGAAGGCGATCAGACCTACAGCGAAAAACGTGGTCACAACTTTACTCTGAATTACTCCTTCGATGAAGTCAATGAGCACGAGTACGATGCGCTGGTCATTCCCGGTGGTCGTGCGCCAGAGTACATCCGGCTCAATCCACGGGTGCTTGAAATCACCCGCCACTTCTTCACTGCGAATAAACCGGTAGCTGCAATCTGTCATGGTCTTCAGGTCCTGGCTGCCGCCGGGGTACTTAACGGTCGCCGCTGCACCGCGTATGCGGCTGTCGGCCCAGACCTGCCGCTGATCGGGGCGGAGTATCACGAATTACCTGCCGATCAGGCAATTACTGACGGCAACCTGGTCACGGCACCGGCCTGGCCGGCTCATCCGGCGTGGCTGGCTCAGTTCCTCAAGGTACTCGGTGCAAAGATCGAGATTGAACCACAGACCGAAGCTGTACCGGCATAA
- a CDS encoding VWA domain-containing protein, which yields MPYVSFIYPEALWLLLIPIGMVVLALLSPRRLSPVRFWGSLAVRTTIAVVLVFAFAGIQFVRPVDRLTTVFLLDGSDSMPASTRAQAEAFIRDALQAMPADDQAAIIVFGDNALVERAPESDPRLGRITSIPIANRTNIEAAIQLGLALFPADTQKRLVLLSDGGENSGRAIDAARLAASRGIPIDIVDLTLVDADAEALIASVEAPNNVRDGQEALIVANVESNVAQSAVVRLIDDLGVIEERNLELTPGTTRVEFLVPVEGSGFRRYRVQVEAASDGRVQNNEAAALIRVQGPPRILLVAQTAADARPLMTALTATGIIAELVSPEAAPRTLADLSTYDALVLVNTPARMLPVGLMQAIPGYVRDLGRGLLMIGGEDSFGVGGYGRTAVEEALPVYMDVRNRELRPDLAIVFVIDKSGSMDACHCADPDRGAPITSSSERKIDIAKDAIVQAAALLGPQDTVGVVTFDGAASATFPATRGATVEQVMDAVSGVEPRGPTNIRAGLLRAEEMLQQVDARIKHMILLTDGWGSGGDQLDLAARLREQGITLTVVAAGSGSAAYLKQLAAEGGGRYYPAADMAEVPQIFVQETITAIGNYIVEQPFVPVRYSNSPILAGINATPPLYGYNGSTLKDTAQLLLATEDQQPILATWQFGLGRSAAWLSDTKGKWARDWITWEGFPRFAAQLVGDLTPRGGQNVNTEVSVVGGETVIRLVTATAQNDLTVVATLIGGDGSRREVPLMQVAPNQYQARLESPAPGTYLVQIAGTSADRVVVQETAGMVVPYSSEYRSAQANPGLLAELAATTNGRLLNEPADVFDRLNHVFSAQEVALPLLWLALMLLPLDIALRRLMLRRSDFGALGSLASRLRPAGATPVAPDPVLSRLRAARDQVRQQIAGERIQVPPTETASSEPQPPPAPPPTDDALSRLRAAKERARRQITGDGDR from the coding sequence ATGCCGTATGTCTCTTTTATCTACCCTGAAGCACTCTGGTTGTTACTGATACCGATTGGGATGGTGGTGCTTGCGCTGCTGTCTCCACGTCGGTTGTCACCAGTTCGATTCTGGGGTAGTCTTGCCGTGCGTACTACCATTGCGGTAGTGCTGGTCTTTGCCTTTGCCGGTATTCAATTTGTGCGACCGGTAGATCGGCTAACGACTGTCTTTCTCCTCGACGGTAGTGACTCGATGCCGGCCTCGACCCGTGCCCAGGCAGAGGCATTTATTCGCGATGCGTTGCAAGCGATGCCTGCCGATGATCAGGCGGCAATCATCGTGTTTGGCGATAATGCGCTGGTTGAGCGTGCTCCCGAAAGTGATCCCCGGTTAGGGCGAATTACGTCTATCCCAATCGCCAATCGCACCAATATCGAGGCGGCCATTCAGCTCGGCCTGGCACTGTTTCCCGCCGATACGCAAAAGCGACTGGTTCTTCTCTCGGACGGTGGTGAGAACAGCGGGCGGGCAATTGATGCCGCCCGCCTGGCCGCCAGCCGCGGTATCCCAATCGATATTGTTGATCTCACCCTGGTTGATGCTGATGCAGAGGCGTTGATTGCCAGTGTTGAAGCACCGAATAACGTGCGTGATGGTCAAGAAGCACTGATTGTAGCGAATGTAGAGAGTAATGTCGCACAGTCGGCAGTTGTGCGTCTGATCGATGACCTGGGAGTCATTGAGGAACGCAACCTTGAATTAACGCCGGGAACGACGCGGGTCGAATTTCTGGTACCGGTTGAAGGCAGTGGTTTTCGGCGCTATCGCGTGCAGGTTGAGGCGGCCAGTGATGGCCGTGTGCAAAATAATGAAGCTGCCGCGCTGATCCGTGTGCAGGGGCCGCCGCGTATTCTGCTCGTTGCGCAAACTGCTGCCGATGCCCGCCCCTTGATGACTGCACTGACCGCTACCGGCATAATTGCCGAGCTGGTATCACCCGAAGCTGCACCGCGTACACTGGCCGATCTTAGTACCTACGATGCGCTGGTGCTAGTGAATACGCCGGCACGGATGTTACCGGTTGGTCTAATGCAGGCGATTCCCGGTTATGTGCGCGATCTGGGTCGTGGCTTGTTAATGATTGGTGGCGAAGACAGCTTTGGTGTCGGTGGATATGGTCGGACTGCGGTTGAAGAGGCGTTGCCGGTGTACATGGACGTGCGTAACCGTGAGTTGCGTCCCGACCTGGCAATTGTCTTTGTGATTGATAAGTCAGGATCGATGGACGCCTGCCACTGTGCCGATCCTGACCGTGGTGCGCCGATCACATCTTCTTCCGAACGCAAGATCGATATTGCCAAAGATGCAATTGTGCAGGCTGCCGCCTTGCTTGGCCCGCAAGATACTGTTGGTGTTGTGACGTTTGATGGTGCAGCATCTGCAACCTTTCCGGCCACACGCGGGGCTACGGTCGAACAGGTTATGGATGCAGTCAGCGGTGTTGAACCGCGTGGGCCAACTAACATTCGCGCCGGTTTGCTGCGGGCCGAAGAGATGTTGCAGCAGGTCGATGCCCGGATCAAACACATGATCCTGCTCACCGATGGGTGGGGAAGTGGTGGCGATCAGCTTGATCTGGCAGCACGCTTGCGCGAACAAGGCATTACTCTGACCGTGGTAGCTGCCGGGAGTGGTTCGGCAGCCTATCTGAAACAACTGGCTGCCGAAGGTGGTGGTCGGTATTATCCGGCTGCGGATATGGCCGAGGTGCCACAAATCTTCGTTCAGGAAACCATTACCGCGATTGGGAATTATATCGTTGAACAGCCATTTGTGCCGGTACGGTATAGCAATAGTCCGATCCTGGCCGGTATCAATGCCACGCCACCGTTGTATGGCTACAATGGCAGCACGTTGAAAGATACTGCGCAGTTACTGCTGGCTACTGAAGATCAACAACCAATCCTGGCGACCTGGCAATTTGGCCTGGGGCGCAGTGCAGCCTGGTTGAGTGACACTAAGGGGAAGTGGGCACGTGACTGGATCACGTGGGAAGGCTTTCCACGTTTTGCTGCTCAACTGGTTGGTGATTTGACGCCACGTGGTGGGCAGAATGTCAATACGGAAGTCTCCGTTGTTGGTGGCGAGACGGTAATTCGGCTGGTCACAGCCACAGCCCAGAATGACTTAACCGTTGTTGCTACCCTGATCGGTGGTGATGGCTCGCGGCGTGAAGTGCCGCTTATGCAGGTGGCTCCGAATCAATATCAGGCGCGATTGGAAAGCCCTGCTCCGGGAACCTACCTGGTGCAGATTGCCGGCACCAGCGCTGATCGCGTGGTGGTGCAAGAGACTGCCGGGATGGTTGTCCCCTATTCGTCGGAATATCGTAGTGCGCAAGCCAATCCTGGCCTGCTGGCAGAACTGGCAGCGACGACCAATGGTCGGTTGTTGAATGAACCGGCAGATGTCTTCGACCGTTTGAACCACGTCTTTTCGGCGCAGGAGGTGGCGTTGCCACTGCTCTGGCTGGCCCTGATGTTGTTACCGCTTGACATTGCCTTGCGGCGGTTGATGTTGCGGCGGAGTGATTTCGGCGCCCTGGGTTCGCTTGCCAGCCGATTGCGACCGGCAGGCGCGACGCCGGTCGCGCCTGACCCGGTGCTCAGCCGGTTACGGGCCGCCCGTGATCAGGTTCGCCAACAGATAGCCGGTGAGCGGATTCAGGTACCACCAACTGAAACAGCATCATCTGAACCGCAACCACCACCTGCACCACCTCCGACTGACGATGCGTTGAGCCGGTTACGTGCTGCCAAGGAGCGAGCACGCAGACAAATTACCGGTGACGGAGACAGGTAA
- a CDS encoding 3'-5' exonuclease, protein MTKYQLITPPTFFNELLGLPGKIQKLVTQKVKILEHDPVSAQGDAKKLKNREPPLYRIRIGDYRLIYTFGAGWVKLVAIRKRDDQTYQRDFGHVDLPDTDLSEAVAIASASEPLTAEPEPTPPLPRQLSPDETITGSPSQPLPYQLTADNLRRWLIPEQYWDTLIQIQTEDDLINAQVPSQVIDRLLDILYPRSVDEILQQPQYLIAEADDLDRFVAGELTDFLLVLDPEQQRLVTASLESPVLVRGGPGTGKSIVALYRVQRLVQQGMTPVLFTTFTNTLTAYSEQLLERLLEGDLTSNGVEVNTVDALMFRQYAATYGTPRIATEEQMIQMLREALHTAILPATNEHERLRRREVLQTLGEAYLLDEFTSVIEHWGLQSRDEYLTRPRTGRKLPLRPPIREAIWAVYETWKSMLQHQQLTTWGQFRQRALELALRQSQRPYRAIVIDEAQDLSPVALRYLLARVESPRAVYLTADAGQSLYQRGFSWQQIDSELNVRGRSFVLRRNYRNTAEIATACTSILGTTESDQEVSAVHHGSLPVVRFCRSVAEEAQAIRSFFIAAARRWRLPAHAGAVLCHSKQVAQQICDQLQQLGMSAEFMEKRQIDLRKPVVKVLTIHSAKGLEFPFVAVMRLAQDHLPHNYDHLPVEERDAMIDQERRLFYVGCSRAMRALLVCADADQPSSFVLELPTTLWQREGEMSR, encoded by the coding sequence ATGACCAAATATCAGCTTATTACACCACCAACCTTTTTCAACGAACTTCTTGGGCTACCGGGCAAAATCCAGAAACTGGTCACCCAGAAGGTCAAAATCCTTGAGCATGATCCTGTTTCAGCCCAGGGTGATGCCAAAAAGCTCAAGAATCGTGAACCTCCACTTTATCGAATTAGAATTGGCGACTACCGCCTGATTTATACATTTGGTGCGGGATGGGTCAAGCTGGTTGCTATCCGTAAACGTGATGATCAGACGTATCAGCGCGATTTTGGTCACGTTGATCTGCCCGATACCGATCTCTCTGAGGCTGTTGCAATAGCTTCGGCGAGCGAACCGCTCACTGCGGAGCCTGAACCAACACCACCTCTCCCCCGACAGCTCTCGCCTGATGAAACCATAACAGGTAGTCCATCGCAACCACTGCCATACCAGTTGACTGCCGATAATTTACGGCGCTGGTTGATCCCAGAGCAGTATTGGGACACACTCATACAGATACAAACCGAAGACGATTTAATCAATGCTCAGGTACCGTCACAGGTCATTGACCGGCTACTCGATATTTTGTATCCACGGAGCGTTGACGAGATTTTGCAACAACCGCAATACCTGATCGCTGAAGCAGACGATCTCGACCGGTTTGTTGCCGGTGAACTGACCGATTTTCTGCTGGTTCTTGACCCTGAACAGCAACGGCTGGTCACAGCATCACTCGAAAGTCCCGTTCTGGTACGGGGTGGACCGGGAACCGGCAAATCAATCGTTGCCCTCTACCGCGTGCAACGCCTTGTTCAGCAAGGCATGACTCCAGTCTTATTTACAACCTTCACCAACACATTAACCGCCTATTCGGAACAATTACTGGAGCGTCTGCTTGAAGGTGATCTGACCAGCAACGGGGTAGAAGTCAATACTGTCGATGCGCTAATGTTTCGCCAGTATGCCGCCACCTACGGCACACCGCGGATTGCCACTGAAGAGCAGATGATCCAGATGTTGCGTGAGGCACTGCACACCGCGATCCTACCGGCGACAAACGAGCACGAACGACTGCGACGGCGTGAGGTGCTACAGACCCTTGGTGAAGCCTATCTGCTCGATGAATTTACCAGTGTGATTGAGCATTGGGGCTTGCAGAGTCGTGATGAATACCTGACCAGACCAAGGACAGGCCGTAAGCTTCCGTTACGACCCCCAATTCGGGAAGCGATCTGGGCAGTATACGAGACCTGGAAGAGCATGCTCCAGCACCAGCAATTGACGACTTGGGGACAATTTCGCCAGCGTGCACTCGAACTGGCATTACGGCAATCTCAGCGACCGTATCGCGCCATTGTTATCGACGAAGCACAAGACCTGTCGCCGGTCGCATTGCGTTACCTGCTGGCCCGTGTTGAGTCGCCCCGTGCGGTCTACCTGACTGCCGACGCCGGTCAGTCGCTCTATCAACGTGGTTTTTCGTGGCAACAGATCGATAGCGAATTGAATGTTCGTGGTCGCAGCTTTGTTTTGCGGCGCAACTATCGCAACACAGCCGAGATTGCCACTGCCTGCACATCCATTTTGGGCACGACTGAAAGTGATCAGGAAGTAAGCGCCGTTCATCACGGCTCTCTGCCGGTAGTGCGTTTTTGTCGTAGTGTTGCAGAAGAAGCCCAGGCGATCCGTAGCTTCTTCATTGCTGCCGCTCGCCGCTGGCGACTGCCTGCACACGCCGGTGCAGTGCTTTGCCATAGCAAACAAGTGGCCCAGCAAATCTGCGACCAGTTGCAACAACTTGGGATGTCGGCGGAATTTATGGAAAAGCGGCAGATCGACTTGCGAAAGCCGGTTGTCAAAGTATTGACGATCCACTCAGCAAAGGGATTGGAGTTTCCGTTTGTGGCGGTGATGCGATTAGCGCAGGATCATCTGCCGCACAACTACGATCATCTACCGGTGGAAGAGCGCGACGCAATGATTGACCAGGAGCGGCGGCTGTTTTACGTCGGCTGTTCGCGAGCCATGCGTGCTTTACTGGTCTGCGCCGATGCCGATCAGCCATCATCGTTTGTGCTGGAATTGCCGACAACGCTCTGGCAGCGCGAGGGTGAGATGAGTAGATGA
- a CDS encoding DUF5666 domain-containing protein: MTDKSLDTILNDCIDALAAGATIDEVLARYPEQATTLRPMLIAAASLFDLASDPTPEAKIASRRAFLQRAATPQPRIMHWQRLAMIAASLILAMLLFGGSLSWAANAALPGDPLYGAKRTVERVQLALSGNDERLKASLEERRRSEVTTLIERRRKEAVEFQGVVEQVSLAQWQVSGINVIIDPNTQIRGQVAPGAEILVRGRTTDDGVQAIEIIVEVDDDRRDDLFVTPTRQPVSTPSPTVVTVTPSPTTSPTASPTASPTASPTASPTASPTASPTASATASPTEPPPPPPPPPPPPTVAPPPPPTVAPPPPPPPPPPPPPPPPPGDDDDDDGDDDDDNDDD; this comes from the coding sequence ATGACAGACAAATCGTTAGACACCATCTTAAACGATTGTATCGATGCCCTCGCCGCAGGTGCAACGATTGATGAAGTATTGGCGCGCTACCCTGAGCAGGCTACAACTCTGCGGCCAATGCTGATTGCTGCGGCATCGCTCTTTGATCTGGCATCTGACCCAACCCCGGAGGCGAAAATCGCCTCACGACGGGCTTTCCTCCAACGAGCTGCAACGCCGCAACCGCGCATCATGCACTGGCAACGGCTGGCAATGATTGCAGCCAGTCTCATCCTTGCCATGCTTCTCTTCGGAGGCAGCCTGAGCTGGGCGGCAAATGCGGCATTGCCCGGCGATCCGCTCTACGGAGCAAAACGCACGGTGGAGCGTGTCCAGCTTGCGCTGAGTGGCAATGATGAACGCCTCAAAGCCTCGCTTGAAGAGCGTCGCCGCAGTGAGGTGACGACCCTGATCGAACGACGACGCAAGGAAGCTGTTGAGTTCCAGGGTGTCGTTGAGCAAGTAAGCTTAGCGCAGTGGCAGGTCAGTGGTATCAACGTCATTATTGATCCTAACACGCAAATTCGTGGTCAGGTAGCACCAGGAGCCGAGATACTGGTGCGTGGACGTACAACAGATGATGGTGTTCAGGCGATAGAGATTATCGTGGAAGTAGACGATGACAGACGGGACGATTTATTCGTCACGCCTACGCGACAACCTGTCTCGACTCCTTCACCGACAGTAGTGACAGTAACCCCGTCACCAACCACGTCGCCAACTGCATCACCGACTGCATCACCAACTGCATCACCAACTGCATCACCAACTGCATCACCGACTGCATCACCGACTGCATCAGCGACTGCATCACCGACTGAACCACCGCCACCGCCACCACCGCCACCACCGCCACCGACGGTCGCACCACCACCGCCACCGACGGTCGCACCACCGCCACCGCCGCCACCGCCACCACCGCCACCACCGCCGCCACCACCCGGTGATGACGATGACGACGATGGCGACGATGACGATGACAACGATGATGATTAA
- a CDS encoding ECF subfamily RNA polymerase sigma factor, BldN family: MLDDAELLRRAYELDTDALAAIHDTYYQPLYRYISFRVGDRYTCEDLVSEVFTRFLSTLRQRKSLPNNLRGWLFGVAANVVSDHFRRSYRSPQTSLDEQLMSREPLPSEIAEKAATNEELRLAISQLTPDQQHVLALRFAQNLPIQEVARILGKTEGAVKQLQARAIAALARQMTPGVVE; this comes from the coding sequence GTGCTCGACGATGCAGAACTGCTCCGCCGGGCGTATGAACTGGATACTGATGCGTTGGCGGCAATTCACGATACATATTATCAGCCACTTTACCGATACATCTCTTTCCGGGTAGGTGACCGTTACACATGTGAAGATTTGGTCAGCGAAGTGTTTACTCGTTTTCTCAGTACATTACGCCAGCGTAAATCGCTACCAAACAATTTACGTGGATGGCTCTTCGGGGTAGCGGCCAATGTTGTGAGCGATCACTTTCGACGCAGCTATCGTTCCCCGCAGACCAGCCTTGATGAACAACTTATGAGTCGCGAACCACTCCCATCGGAAATAGCTGAGAAAGCTGCGACAAATGAAGAACTACGCCTGGCAATCAGCCAACTAACACCTGATCAACAACACGTTTTAGCTCTACGTTTTGCTCAAAATCTACCAATTCAGGAAGTCGCCCGTATTCTTGGCAAAACTGAGGGTGCTGTTAAACAACTACAGGCACGTGCGATTGCGGCACTGGCACGCCAAATGACACCGGGGGTGGTCGAATGA
- a CDS encoding BMP family lipoprotein has protein sequence MRKTLLTLVALFTLLVPLLAACGGQPAAVQPTATTAPTAAPTAVPTTGTTDSSKPRIALVTDLGKVNDGTFNEFAHLGALRAAQEFGLEYKYIETQAQADYEKNIQTFVDEGFDVIVTVGFLIADATKKFAAEHPDIIFIGVDQFYEPGTVTDNLVGLQFREDQAGFLAGALAGMMTQTGTVGVVAGVEIPPVKRFKNAFDNGARYVKPDINLLGVYLPTFIDPALGASTAQQMIGEGADVIFGAGGPTGSGAIKEAAARGVYVIGVDQDEYVTTFANGTAPGADRILSSAIKRVDVAVYDQIKAVVNGTFKGNGIALYEAANGGIGYADYHDTADDVPDAVKRRMEEILAALTTGELTTGVDPVSGDVDPNTIPEPQPFRPADVKLPKIALVTDLGKVNDGTFNEFAHLGALRAAQEFGLEYKYIETQAQADYEKNIQTFVDEGFDVIVTVGFLIADATKKFAAEHPDIIFIGVDQFYEPGTVTDNLVGLQFREDQAGFLAGALAGMMTQTGTVGVVAGVEIPPVKRFKNAFDNGARYVKPDINLLGVYLPTFIDPALGASTAQQMIGEGADVIFGAGGPTGSGAIKEAAARGVYVIGVDQDEYVTTFANGTAPGADRILSSAIKRVDVAVYDQIKAVVNGTFKGNGIALYEAANGGIGYADYHDTADDVPDAVKRRMEEILAALTTGELTTGVDPVSGDVDPNTIPEPQPFQP, from the coding sequence ATGCGCAAGACTCTACTGACGCTGGTAGCACTCTTTACGCTTCTGGTACCGCTACTCGCTGCGTGTGGTGGTCAACCAGCAGCAGTCCAGCCTACGGCAACAACAGCGCCGACTGCTGCGCCAACCGCTGTACCAACAACCGGCACCACAGATTCCTCCAAGCCCCGGATCGCATTGGTTACCGATCTGGGCAAAGTGAATGACGGCACCTTTAACGAGTTTGCCCACCTCGGTGCGTTGCGGGCGGCGCAAGAGTTTGGGCTGGAGTACAAGTACATCGAGACCCAGGCGCAGGCCGACTACGAGAAGAACATTCAGACCTTCGTCGATGAGGGCTTCGATGTGATTGTGACCGTCGGCTTCCTGATTGCCGATGCCACCAAGAAGTTTGCCGCCGAACATCCCGACATCATCTTCATCGGTGTGGACCAGTTCTACGAGCCGGGCACCGTCACCGACAATCTGGTTGGCTTGCAGTTCCGCGAAGACCAGGCCGGCTTCCTGGCCGGTGCGCTCGCCGGGATGATGACCCAAACCGGTACCGTTGGCGTCGTAGCCGGGGTTGAGATTCCACCGGTCAAGCGCTTCAAGAACGCCTTCGACAACGGTGCGCGCTATGTCAAGCCTGACATCAACCTGCTCGGTGTCTACCTGCCCACCTTCATCGACCCGGCGCTGGGGGCAAGCACGGCGCAGCAGATGATCGGTGAGGGTGCCGACGTGATCTTCGGTGCTGGTGGCCCGACCGGTTCGGGGGCGATCAAGGAAGCGGCTGCCCGTGGCGTCTACGTCATCGGCGTTGACCAGGACGAATACGTGACCACCTTCGCCAACGGCACGGCTCCCGGCGCCGACCGCATCCTCTCCTCGGCTATCAAGCGGGTTGATGTGGCCGTGTACGACCAGATCAAGGCTGTGGTCAACGGCACCTTTAAGGGCAATGGTATCGCGCTGTACGAGGCCGCCAACGGCGGTATTGGCTACGCCGATTACCACGACACGGCTGATGATGTCCCGGATGCGGTAAAACGCCGCATGGAAGAGATTCTGGCTGCGCTGACGACGGGTGAATTGACCACCGGTGTCGATCCGGTCAGTGGTGATGTTGATCCGAACACCATCCCTGAGCCACAGCCGTTCCGTCCAGCAGATGTGAAGTTGCCCAAGATTGCTCTGGTCACCGATCTGGGCAAAGTGAATGACGGCACCTTTAACGAGTTTGCCCACCTCGGTGCGTTGCGGGCGGCGCAAGAGTTTGGGCTGGAGTACAAGTACATCGAAACCCAGGCGCAGGCTGACTACGAGAAGAACATTCAGACCTTCGTCGATGAGGGCTTCGATGTGATTGTGACCGTCGGCTTCCTGATTGCCGATGCCACCAAGAAGTTTGCCGCCGAACATCCCGACATCATCTTCATCGGTGTGGACCAGTTCTACGAGCCGGGCACCGTCACCGACAATCTGGTTGGCTTGCAGTTCCGCGAAGACCAGGCCGGCTTCCTGGCCGGTGCGCTCGCCGGGATGATGACCCAAACCGGTACCGTTGGCGTCGTAGCCGGGGTTGAGATTCCACCGGTCAAGCGCTTCAAGAACGCCTTCGACAACGGCGCGCGCTATGTCAAGCCTGACATCAACCTGCTCGGTGTCTACCTGCCCACCTTCATCGACCCGGCGCTGGGGGCAAGCACGGCGCAGCAGATGATCGGTGAGGGTGCCGACGTGATCTTCGGTGCTGGCGGCCCGACCGGTTCGGGGGCGATCAAGGAAGCGGCTGCCCGTGGCGTCTACGTCATCGGCGTTGACCAGGACGAATACGTGACCACCTTCGCCAACGGCACGGCTCCCGGTGCCGACCGCATCCTCTCCTCGGCTATCAAGCGGGTTGATGTGGCCGTGTACGACCAGATCAAGGCTGTGGTCAACGGCACCTTTAAGGGCAATGGTATCGCGCTGTACGAGGCCGCCAACGGCGGTATTGGCTACGCCGATTACCACGACACGGCTGATGATGTCCCGGATGCGGTAAAACGCCGCATGGAAGAGATTCTGGCTGCGCTGACGACGGGTGAATTGACCACCGGTGTCGATCCGGTCAGTGGTGATGTTGATCCGAACACCATCCCCGAACCGCAGCCATTTCAGCCCTAA
- a CDS encoding SPFH domain-containing protein has translation MALPLGIVLGLLAWFIVRYIAFSFYTVDQNERAVKTIFGRAERLPGPPVEDPFAEYMRPEERERYRYPQLRVIPPGGPYFKWPWERIYKVSIATQTINMALDLEDPRANHGGTMLEAVTKDQLNVGLRGQIRYRVSERHLYAYLFGVKNPVVHVMGYFISILRERIANFAAPATDTGQLSMAAGDGADVSGVSINDLRKNLRDLNELMDRECLSSAARYGIILDASLITEIDAPPEVEAAMAAINTAHNQVSSDISLAQAAADQKIVQSKRAVEIETLKAQAEVEPLLALAEQLRALKSNGGPEVLQAYLRNVRLGLYQQAERVIMEVEQ, from the coding sequence ATGGCCTTACCGTTGGGGATTGTGCTGGGCTTGCTGGCGTGGTTTATCGTTCGCTACATCGCCTTCAGCTTCTACACCGTCGATCAAAACGAGCGGGCAGTAAAGACCATTTTTGGTCGGGCAGAGCGTCTGCCTGGCCCTCCGGTAGAAGACCCGTTCGCTGAATACATGCGTCCCGAAGAGCGTGAGCGCTACCGCTATCCGCAGTTACGGGTGATTCCGCCAGGTGGACCGTACTTCAAGTGGCCGTGGGAGCGGATTTATAAGGTCTCAATTGCGACCCAGACCATCAATATGGCACTCGATCTCGAAGATCCGCGAGCGAATCACGGCGGAACCATGCTGGAAGCGGTTACAAAGGATCAGCTCAACGTTGGTCTACGTGGTCAAATTCGCTATCGCGTTTCGGAACGACACCTCTACGCCTACCTCTTTGGGGTGAAGAACCCGGTCGTGCATGTGATGGGTTACTTCATCTCGATTTTGCGCGAACGGATCGCCAATTTCGCCGCACCGGCTACTGATACCGGCCAGTTGAGCATGGCAGCGGGTGATGGAGCTGATGTCAGTGGGGTTTCGATCAACGATCTGCGCAAGAATCTCCGCGATCTGAATGAGCTGATGGATCGCGAGTGTCTTTCCTCAGCGGCACGCTATGGCATCATTCTTGACGCATCGCTGATCACCGAGATTGATGCACCGCCGGAGGTGGAGGCGGCGATGGCAGCAATCAACACGGCGCACAACCAGGTCTCTTCGGATATTAGCCTGGCCCAGGCCGCAGCCGACCAGAAGATCGTGCAGTCGAAGCGGGCAGTGGAGATCGAGACGCTCAAGGCCCAGGCTGAAGTGGAACCGTTGCTGGCACTGGCCGAACAGTTGCGCGCGCTGAAGAGCAACGGTGGCCCTGAGGTCCTGCAGGCCTATCTGCGGAATGTACGGCTTGGTCTCTATCAACAGGCTGAACGGGTAATCATGGAGGTAGAACAATGA